One stretch of Streptomyces zhihengii DNA includes these proteins:
- a CDS encoding ABC transporter ATP-binding protein codes for MIGVAPPEYDPAAPRTANTLPVGSPATVRAYVGELVRRHRAAFGVLIGVNTVAVVASMAGPWLLGSLVERAADGARDLHLERTAALFAAALVVQAVFVRLVRLRGAMLGERMLADLREDFLVRSVGLPPGVLERAGTGDLLSRITTDVDRLANAMREAVPQLTIGVFWIVLLLGGLTVTAPPLAPAVLFAVPLLVVGCRWYFRRAPAAYRSEAAGYAAVAAVLAETVDAGRTVEAHRLGKRRVALSDRRIKEWTAWERYTLSLRSVLFPVINLTHATVLTSVLMVGGVFVLQGWIGIGQLTTSALIAQMMVDPVNLILRWYDELQVAQVSLGRLVGVREIEAGDGDADLRPDGRAVRADEVRFGYREGVDVLHRVSMDVAPGTRLALVGPSGAGKSTLGRLLAGIYAPRAGTVTLGAAELSRMPAERVREHVALVNQEHHVFVGSLRDNLRLARAGSEDAELWAALGAVDADGWARALDEGLDTEVGSGGTALTPAQAQQIALARLVLADPHTLVLDEATSLLDPRAARHLERSLSRVLEGRTVVAIAHRLHTAHDADVIAVVEDGRISELGSHDELVAADGAYAALWRSWHG; via the coding sequence ATGATCGGCGTGGCGCCGCCGGAGTACGATCCGGCGGCCCCCCGGACCGCGAACACCCTGCCCGTGGGGTCGCCCGCGACCGTGCGGGCCTACGTGGGCGAGCTGGTGCGGCGTCACCGCGCCGCGTTCGGCGTGCTCATCGGGGTCAACACGGTCGCCGTGGTGGCCTCGATGGCCGGTCCGTGGCTGCTCGGCTCGCTCGTCGAGCGGGCCGCCGACGGGGCGCGCGACCTCCATCTGGAGCGCACCGCGGCCCTGTTCGCCGCGGCCCTGGTCGTCCAGGCCGTGTTCGTGCGGCTGGTGCGGCTGCGCGGGGCGATGCTGGGCGAGCGGATGCTGGCCGATCTGCGCGAGGACTTCCTCGTCCGGTCGGTCGGTCTGCCGCCCGGGGTGCTGGAGCGCGCCGGGACGGGCGACCTCCTGTCGCGGATCACGACCGACGTGGACCGGCTCGCGAACGCGATGCGGGAGGCCGTCCCGCAGCTCACGATCGGTGTGTTCTGGATCGTCCTGCTGCTGGGCGGGCTCACCGTGACCGCGCCGCCGCTGGCGCCCGCTGTGCTGTTCGCGGTGCCGCTGCTGGTGGTCGGCTGCCGGTGGTACTTCCGGCGGGCGCCCGCGGCCTACCGGTCGGAGGCGGCGGGCTACGCCGCGGTCGCGGCGGTGCTCGCCGAGACGGTGGACGCGGGCCGCACGGTGGAGGCGCACCGGCTGGGGAAGCGCCGGGTGGCCCTGTCGGACCGGCGGATCAAGGAGTGGACGGCCTGGGAGCGGTACACGCTGTCGCTGCGCTCGGTACTCTTCCCGGTGATCAACCTGACCCACGCGACGGTGCTCACCTCGGTGCTGATGGTCGGCGGGGTGTTCGTGCTCCAGGGCTGGATCGGGATCGGCCAGCTCACCACGTCCGCGCTGATCGCCCAGATGATGGTCGACCCGGTGAACCTGATCCTGCGCTGGTACGACGAGCTCCAGGTGGCGCAGGTGTCGCTGGGGCGGCTGGTGGGTGTGCGGGAGATCGAGGCCGGGGACGGTGACGCGGACCTGCGGCCGGACGGCCGCGCGGTGCGCGCCGACGAGGTCCGCTTCGGCTACCGCGAGGGCGTCGACGTGCTGCACCGGGTGTCGATGGACGTCGCCCCCGGGACCCGTCTCGCCCTGGTGGGCCCCTCGGGCGCGGGCAAGTCGACGCTCGGCAGGCTGCTGGCCGGGATCTACGCGCCCCGCGCGGGCACGGTCACGCTCGGGGCCGCCGAGCTGTCCCGGATGCCGGCGGAACGGGTGCGGGAGCACGTCGCCCTGGTCAACCAGGAGCACCATGTCTTCGTCGGCTCGCTGCGGGACAACCTGCGGCTCGCCCGCGCCGGGTCCGAGGACGCGGAGCTGTGGGCGGCGCTGGGCGCGGTCGACGCGGACGGCTGGGCCCGCGCCCTCGACGAGGGCCTGGACACCGAGGTCGGCTCGGGGGGCACCGCGCTGACCCCGGCGCAGGCGCAGCAGATCGCGCTGGCCCGGCTGGTGCTGGCCGATCCGCACACCCTGGTGCTGGACGAGGCGACGTCGCTGCTCGACCCGAGGGCCGCGCGGCATCTGGAGCGCTCGCTGTCACGGGTCCTCGAGGGCCGCACGGTGGTGGCCATCGCCCACCGGCTGCACACCGCGCACGACGCGGATGTGATCGCCGTGGTGGAGGACGGCCGGATCAGCGAGCTGGGCAGCCATGACGAGCTGGTCGCCGCGGACGGCGCGTACGCGGCGCTGTGGCGGTCCTGGCACGGCTAG